A stretch of Nonomuraea africana DNA encodes these proteins:
- a CDS encoding ABC transporter substrate-binding protein — protein MGKWLARLTALGVALVLAAPVTAAQAADPATTGKKTVRIGSIQSVDSMNPFLAVRLIAGQLQRWTYMFLTAPDPKTLQPGPDLAESWESSEDGLTWTFKIRQAKWSDGQPVTAHDAAWTFNKIMTDDAAKTGNGPAVENFESVTATDDRTLVIKTKAPQASMLSNPIPIVPKHVWEKVGDMATFENETYPAVTNGAYIPIEHKKDNYVKLKANPDYWQGKPKIDELQVIFYENPEAAIAGLKKGDIDLIGRLAAPQFEAGAGDPNIVQWNTPGRRAAYLQINHGVTTSDDKPIGDGHPALKDLKVRQAIHHAIDKQALVDQVQNGLAVPANGSIVPPMYTDFFWEATGEDKISFDLAKANQILDEAGYKKGDDGVRTMPDGKRKLEMRFSIHTDTPHEDKLAQFLTGWFKEIGITLTTRKLDSNKFAEETGSTALFDIAISGWSVNPDPEEVLATHLCSRRPTPSGEGGGTESFYCDKQYEDLYQAQLKELDPTKRADLIKQMQQRLYTDAPVIAIYYPNNLELYRKDRITSITPIPSGKQGEGILYGGASGYPMITLDAPAVATGGSAQGGGSNTGMIIGIVAAAVVVLGAGGFLLSRRRKTTSDERE, from the coding sequence ATGGGTAAATGGCTCGCGCGCCTGACGGCGCTCGGGGTGGCTCTAGTCCTGGCGGCACCCGTCACCGCCGCCCAGGCCGCAGACCCTGCGACGACGGGCAAGAAGACCGTCAGGATCGGCTCGATCCAGTCGGTCGACTCGATGAACCCGTTCCTGGCAGTACGGCTGATCGCGGGCCAGCTCCAGCGATGGACGTACATGTTCCTCACCGCGCCCGACCCCAAGACCCTGCAGCCCGGCCCCGACCTGGCCGAGTCGTGGGAGTCGTCGGAGGACGGGCTGACCTGGACCTTCAAGATCCGGCAGGCCAAGTGGTCGGACGGCCAGCCGGTCACCGCGCACGACGCGGCGTGGACGTTCAACAAGATCATGACGGATGACGCGGCCAAGACCGGCAACGGCCCCGCCGTGGAGAACTTCGAGTCGGTCACCGCGACCGACGACCGCACGCTGGTCATCAAGACCAAGGCGCCGCAGGCGTCGATGCTGTCGAACCCGATCCCGATCGTGCCCAAGCACGTCTGGGAGAAGGTCGGCGACATGGCCACGTTCGAGAACGAGACGTACCCGGCGGTCACCAACGGCGCGTACATCCCGATCGAGCACAAGAAGGACAACTACGTCAAGCTCAAGGCCAACCCTGACTACTGGCAGGGCAAGCCCAAGATCGACGAGCTGCAGGTCATCTTCTACGAGAACCCCGAGGCCGCCATCGCGGGCCTGAAGAAGGGCGACATCGACCTGATCGGCCGCCTGGCCGCGCCGCAGTTCGAGGCGGGCGCCGGCGACCCGAACATCGTGCAGTGGAACACCCCCGGCCGCCGGGCCGCGTACCTGCAGATCAACCACGGCGTCACCACCTCCGACGACAAGCCGATCGGTGACGGCCATCCGGCGCTGAAGGACCTGAAGGTCCGCCAGGCCATCCATCACGCGATCGACAAGCAGGCCCTCGTCGACCAGGTCCAGAACGGCCTGGCGGTCCCGGCCAACGGCTCGATCGTGCCGCCGATGTACACCGACTTCTTCTGGGAGGCCACCGGCGAGGACAAGATCTCCTTCGACCTCGCCAAGGCCAACCAGATCCTCGACGAGGCCGGGTACAAGAAGGGCGACGACGGCGTCCGCACCATGCCCGACGGCAAGCGGAAGCTCGAGATGCGCTTCAGCATCCACACCGACACCCCCCACGAGGACAAGCTGGCCCAGTTCCTCACCGGGTGGTTCAAGGAGATCGGCATCACGCTGACCACGCGGAAGCTCGACTCCAACAAGTTCGCCGAGGAGACCGGCAGCACCGCCCTGTTCGACATCGCGATCAGCGGCTGGTCGGTCAACCCCGACCCGGAAGAGGTCCTGGCCACGCACCTGTGCAGCCGCAGGCCGACCCCGAGCGGTGAGGGCGGCGGCACCGAGTCCTTCTACTGCGACAAGCAGTACGAGGACCTCTACCAGGCGCAGCTCAAGGAGCTCGACCCGACCAAGCGGGCCGACCTGATCAAGCAGATGCAGCAGCGCCTGTACACCGACGCGCCGGTCATCGCGATCTACTACCCGAACAACCTGGAGCTGTACCGCAAGGACCGGATCACCAGCATCACCCCGATCCCCTCGGGCAAGCAGGGCGAGGGCATCCTGTACGGCGGCGCCAGCGGCTACCCGATGATCACCTTGGACGCCCCCGCCGTCGCCACCGGCGGCTCCGCACAGGGTGGCGGCTCCAACACGGGCATGATCATCGGCATCGTGGCGGCGGCGGTCGTCGTGCTCGGCGCCGGCGGCTTCCTCCTGTCCAGGCGGCGCAAGACCACCTCGGACGAACGCGAATAA